The Podospora pseudocomata strain CBS 415.72m chromosome 1 map unlocalized CBS415.72m_1, whole genome shotgun sequence genome has a segment encoding these proteins:
- a CDS encoding uncharacterized protein (COG:S; EggNog:ENOG503NVHV), producing MRSLLSSTYSSSSSQQQPSPPPLKPPTEQTPLLLPLPSTGGDAALPPGPSPTINNDPPEEESEPPFPASQILLLCLARLLEPIAFFSIFPYINKMAQENGALPDTDVGFYSGLIESLFSLTQMFVMIFWGRASDSFGRKPVLVASIVGVSLATMLFGTAKTITEMIVYRCAAGVFAGNVVTIRTMIAEQCGQRSGNHQAKAFGWFSIANNMGISLGPLMGGMLAEPAGTWPGFFEGGLMERYPYLLSSLVIGGMGLGCAGVVGVWVEETLDRGTEGKREVERMTVGQLVRSPGVGIVLVVNGWVMLLAYSYTAILPVFWFTKVELGGFGFSPVQISWLMGLTGLSQAVWMLAIFPRLQARIGTNGVMRVCAKAYPFFFALGPVFSMLLRTGRPEFVTVFWVCAPVFFCLGSGVSMSFTAIQLAVNDVAPVARMLGTLVSISQAVVSGTRSFSPALFASLYALSVKAQWLLHGYSIWVLMVAMALVFTVLSLWLPDYEQLKKEREARAEGESERLLA from the coding sequence ATGAGGAGCCTACTCTCCTCCACctactcctcctcatcatcgcaacaacaaccatcaccaccacccctcaaaccaccaacggagcaaacccccctcctcctccccctcccatcaacagGAGGCGACGCAGCCCTCCCCCCAGgtccctccccaaccatcaacaatgaccccccagaagaagaatccgaaccccccttcccagcctcccaaatcctcctcctctgcctcgccCGCCTCCTCGAACCCatagccttcttctccatcttcccctACATCAACAAAATGGCCCAAGAAAACGGCGCCCTCCCCGACACAGACGTAGGCTTCTACTCGGGCTTGATCGaatccctcttctccctcacccaaaTGTTTGTCATGATCTTCTGGGGCCGGGCCTCCGACTCCTTTGGTCGAAAACCCGTCCTTGTCGCCTCCATAGTAGGGGTTTCCCTCGCGACGATGCTGTTTGGCACTGCCAAAACAATCACAGAAATGATTGTTTATCGGTGCGCGGCGGGTGTCTTTGCGGGGAACGTGGTGACGATCAGGACCATGATTGCGGAGCAGTGCGGGCAGAGGAGCGGGAACCACCAGGCCAAGGCGTTTGGGTGGTTTAGCATTGCGAATAATATGGGGATTTCGCTTGGGCcgttgatgggggggatgttggctgAGCCGGCGGGGACGTGGCCGGGGTTTTTcgagggggggttgatggaacGATATCCGTATCTGTTGTCTAGTTTGGTGattggggggatggggttggggtgtgCTGGGGTGGTAGGGgtttgggtggaggagacgtTGGATAGGGGGacggaggggaagagggaggtggagaggatgacggTTGGGCAGTTGGTGAGGAGTCCCGGGGTGGGGAtcgtgttggtggtgaatgggtgggtgatgttgctggcTTACTCTTACACGGCCATCTTGCCGGTGTTTTGGTTTACCAaggtggagttgggggggtttgggttcTCGCCGGTGCAGATTTCGTGGTTGATGGGGCTTACTGGGTTGAGTCAGGCGGTTTGGATGCTGGCGATCTTCCCGAGGCTGCAGGCGAGGATTGGGACGAATGGGGTTATGAGGGTTTGTGCGAAGGCGTATCCGTTCTTCTTTGCGCTGGGGCCGGTGTTTAGCATGTTGCTGAGGACGGGGAGGCCGGAGTTTGTGACGGTGTTTTGGGTGTGTGCGCCGGTGTTTTTCTGCTTGGGGAGCGGGGTGAGTATGTCGTTTACGGCTATTCAGCTTGCTGTCAATGATGTCGCTCCTGTTGCGAGGATGCTTGGGACGTTGGTGTCGATTTCGCAGGCCGTGGTGAGCGGGACGAGGTCGTTTTCTCCGGCTCTGTTTGCGAGTTTGTATGCGTTGAGTGTGAAGGCGCAGTGGTTGCTGCATGGGTATTCGAtttgggtgttgatggtggctaTGGCGTTGGTGTTTACCGTGTTGAGTCTTTGGCTGCCTGATTATgagcagctgaagaaggagagggaggcgagggctGAGGGGGAAAGTGAAAGACTTTTGGCTTGA